The DNA sequence ATCTTGCTTTCATCCAGAATCAGATCTCATAAAGAAAAAGACCAGAATATACTTTATTCCCCATGTACTATCTCAGTATTTTAACatgaatttattttcatcttcagTCTACTCTTAATGCTCTCCATGTGATATCCTGTAtctaatttatatttttgcttcaCTTATTTGCCCAATAATAGCATTATCATGTAACACTAAATATTAGCAACACATAATATAGCACTTATGACTACATTATTGTTAATGTATGCTTGTAAATGAAATACTGCAACTTTAATACTCAATGTTAAAGATctgtactgtaaatatgaaCTGTTTCTTAATTTGCTTATCTTTATGAataaaattttaataaaaaaatcacattatttattttcatttattagcGGCACTGTTGACATTGTAAAAGTAGTATTTTACTGCTTACTGCTACTGACTTGTATgacttaaaatgataaaacaaataaacaaacacagcaatGCGGGGGGGAAAAAACGTGTCCATAGTAAAACAGAATTGTTCCTcagaattaaataaacatatgaatgATTTTGGATCAAAAACcataaatattttgttcatCAACCAACTAAATTAATGCCATTTATAGGTCACACTCTTTAAATATCACCAACACTGCACGAATAATACCGTTACATGTATCCCAATTACAACTATATAAAATGATCCAAGTACACATGATATATATGGTAtacaacataatatatataataattatattttataatgaaataataataatgataatataataaaattcCTAAGATGATATTACACAACTTGATATGCAACAGAAATGACTATGAATGATAATATTACActtgtattttaaaaagtgtgaacAGTTAGTAAGGTTACAATTTGTTCCCATAAGGATCCTGTCGGGTGACTGTCTATCTATAAACCACCAGATGTCGCTGTTGCACTTCCTTTAGACATGATATCATTGGCTAACGACGTGTCACCTGATTAGAACGTCACCTCCCGGTAGGAAGTGGTGTGagcggctaacgttagcttagcGACCTTAAATCATCCAGAACCTGGCTGCGTTATAACTTTATAACTAAATCCCCTGAAAGGACAGAGGTGGGGGTGAGTGAGTCTTCagcccagtgtgtgtttgtttatcaccGGTGCACAACTTTCTAAAAAAATGCGTTTACTTTCAGACATGCCGCAGAAAGATCCGTGTCAAAAGCAAGCATGCGAGATTCAAAAGTGTTTACAaggtacacaacacacacacacacgcacacacaaacaaacaaacaaacacacttgaGTGCCATGATGTGTTGACACATTGTCCTCTGGTCGAtgtttcccctcctcctgcagcccaCAGGTACGTGGAGAGCATGTGTGAGGACGTGATCCGGGAGATGCGGCGCTGCTGCGAGACTCAGGCCGGaaactccatctgctgctccGGGTTCAGGGAGTCTCAACCCCcggaagagaagaggagtcaGGCATAGCTGCCTTCTAGCCATGCCAGAGAGTggcactgtgtctgtgttgcacTCACTCAGCCACTACTGTTTAAAGTGCCATCAGGGCTGAAAGATTATATCCAGATATCGATAATCCTCACGATTTAAAGACTCGTAAGCATTATATCAATATGTATTGGTAATGATTTATTGAGCAGCCCTAATTGCAACTGATGCATAATGTGAACGATTATGAATCCACAGGGGACATTATTTTTGACATGTCATTGCAGAAATACACTGGAGCTTTGATCAGCCACAGTATGAGTGCAATCTATATTAATGTTATAGTTTACTTTAGTGTTGTTTAATATGGTCGCACCTCTCCGGCACAGTCACAGCACAGAGTTGAACGACATGACACCAACTGTCCAAtgtagtatttatttattaaagggAAGTTTGACCGAGTGATTtgtgcagtgtttttgtttcattgcaCACACCCACATCAAATATGAGAGATGCTTGTTTGTGCATGTCAACACTGAGCTACACAGTAATACAGAGCTTTAATTTGTAAAAGGCCTGATACACACCCATGACAAACCCACAAAGGTTATTTTTAGGTTGTATTGTATGATAGGACCCGCGGGCTGCACCTACAAATATTGGACTCCTCTCCAAGCTGAACAGGTATGTGTGAATCAACATGACTTTCCTGTTGTGTCACACGATGAGTTGCACTGTTATT is a window from the Hippoglossus hippoglossus isolate fHipHip1 chromosome 8, fHipHip1.pri, whole genome shotgun sequence genome containing:
- the cmc4 gene encoding cx9C motif-containing protein 4; its protein translation is MPQKDPCQKQACEIQKCLQAHRYVESMCEDVIREMRRCCETQAGNSICCSGFRESQPPEEKRSQA